One genomic segment of Lampris incognitus isolate fLamInc1 chromosome 2, fLamInc1.hap2, whole genome shotgun sequence includes these proteins:
- the LOC130134289 gene encoding protein NDRG3-like, giving the protein MDELQDVQLTEIKPLLTNKNSRNFQDFDCQEHDIETPHGVLHVTMRGVPKGNRPVILTYHDIGLNHKSCFNTLFNYEDMQEIMQHFAVVHVDAPGQQEAAPPFPTGYQYPTMDELAEMLPSVMTQLKVNSVIGIGVGAGAYILTRFALNNPALVEGLVLINVDPCAEGWIDWAASKLSGWTSNLVDIVMAHHFSTDELTENQELIQTYRLHIAQDINQDNLALFCGSYQYRRDLEIERPIVGLNEDTVNTLTCPALLVVGDTSPAVEAVVECNSRLNPTKTTLLKMADCGGLPQVVQPGKLAEAFKYFVQGMGYMPSAGMTRLARSRTTSSSSITSMDSSRSRSNLNSLLEGSNTGALDSQVGPQTMEVSC; this is encoded by the exons GAGCATGACATCGAGACACCCCATGGCGTCCTCCATGTTACCATGAGGGGCGTTCCCAAGGGCAACCGACCTGTGATCCTTACCTACCACGACATTGGCCTCAACC ACAAGTCATGCTTCAACACCCTGTTCAACTATGAGGACATGCAGGAGATCATGCAGCACTTTGCCGTGGTCCACGTTGATGCGCCTGGCCAACAGGAGGCGGCACCACCCTTCCCCACCGG TTACCAGTACCCTACCATGGACGAGCTGGCAGAGATGCTGCCATCTGTGATGACTCAGCTCAA ggtGAACAGCGTGATTGGCATTGGCGTTGGAGCAGGAGCTTATATCCTCACTCGCTTTGCA CTGAACAACCCCGCCCTGGTGGAGGGTCTTGTTCTGATCAATGTGGACCCCTGTGCTGAGGGCTGGATTGACTGGGCTGCCTCCAAG TTGTCTGGATGGACCAGTAATCTGGTGGACATTGTGATGGCCCACCACTTCAGCACT GATGAACTGACAGAGAACCAGGAACTGATCCAGACCTACCGTCTCCACATTGCTCAGGATATCAACCAAGACAACCTGGCCCTCTTCTGTGGCTCCTACCAATA CCGTCGAGACCTGGAGATCGAGAGGCCAATCGTAGGTCTAAATGAGGACACAGTCAACACACTAAC GTGCCCTGCTCTGCTGGTGGTTGGTGACACATCACCTGCTGTGGAGGCTGTG GTGGAGTGCAATTCAAGGTTAAATCCCACCAAGACCACCTTGCTAAAG ATGGCTGACTGTGGAGGCTTGCCCCAGGTTGTGCAG CCTGGCAAACTTGCTGAAGCCTTCAAATATTTTGTTCAGGGCATGGGCTACA tgCCGTCAGCAGGAATGACTCGTCTTGCCCGTTCccgcaccacctcctcctccagcatCACTTCCATGGACAGCAGCCGCAGCCGCAGTAACCTCAACAGCCTGCTAGAGGGCAGTAACACTGGGGCTCTGGACAGCCAAGTCGGGCCGCAGACCATGGAAGTTTCCTGTTAA